One genomic region from Blastococcus sp. Marseille-P5729 encodes:
- a CDS encoding fumarate reductase/succinate dehydrogenase flavoprotein subunit has protein sequence MTVDELRQLGSSLDPHTPDGDPATAWARRKVDYRLVSPLNRSHLTVIVVGTGLAGSGAAAALGELGYRVEAFTYHDAPRRAHSVAAQGGINSARGRKVDGDSVERFVIDTIKGGDFRGREADVFRLGEESARVIDHMNAIGVPFAREYGGGLATRSFGGVQVSRTYYTRGQTGQQLQIAGAQALLRQVARGSVRLHTRTEMLDLIVSDGRAQGVVVRDLVTGAVSAHTAHAVVLATGGYGNVYFHSTLAMSSNATATWRAHRAGALFASPSMVQFHPTALPVSSPWQSKTTLMSESLRNDGRVWVPRQEGDERDPGRIPESERDYYLERKYPAYGNLSPRDISSRAAREQIDTGHGVGPLRNSVYLDFRDAIARVGKDAIAERYGNLFEMYRDVTGEDPYTQPMRIAPGAHFSMGGLWTDYDLMTSIPGLFVAGEAGNAYHGANRLGANSLLSASVDGWFTLPYSIPSYLAGLLGQPLMDADAPGARRVVDAVGQRVQRLLSIRGTRRAVDFHRSLGEILYARCGVSRDAEGLIAAIHEIDELAAQFWTDLRVPGEGGRLNQELETAGRVADYLELARLMCIDALDRDESCGAHFRIEHQTEGGEALRNDDEWRFVSAWEHRDDLPVRHREDLGFTRVPLQTRDYR, from the coding sequence GTGACCGTCGATGAGCTCCGGCAGCTGGGAAGTAGCCTGGATCCGCATACGCCGGACGGCGACCCGGCCACGGCGTGGGCCAGGCGCAAGGTGGACTACCGGCTCGTCAGTCCGCTGAACCGCTCGCACCTGACGGTGATCGTCGTGGGGACGGGACTTGCCGGCAGCGGAGCCGCGGCCGCGCTGGGTGAGCTCGGGTATCGGGTGGAGGCGTTCACTTATCACGACGCGCCGCGCCGTGCGCACAGCGTCGCGGCTCAGGGCGGCATCAACTCGGCTCGAGGCCGCAAGGTGGATGGTGACAGCGTCGAGCGCTTCGTCATCGACACCATCAAGGGCGGTGACTTCCGTGGCCGCGAGGCCGACGTCTTCCGTCTCGGCGAGGAGTCGGCCCGCGTCATCGACCACATGAACGCGATCGGGGTGCCGTTCGCGCGCGAGTACGGCGGCGGGCTGGCCACTCGATCGTTCGGCGGCGTGCAGGTCTCGCGCACCTACTACACCCGCGGCCAGACCGGTCAGCAGTTGCAGATCGCGGGCGCCCAGGCGCTGCTGCGGCAGGTCGCTCGCGGGTCGGTCCGGCTGCACACCCGCACCGAGATGCTCGACCTGATCGTGTCCGACGGCCGCGCCCAGGGCGTCGTCGTCCGCGATCTGGTCACCGGCGCGGTCAGCGCGCACACGGCACACGCCGTGGTGCTCGCCACCGGTGGTTACGGGAACGTGTACTTCCACTCGACGCTGGCGATGAGCTCGAACGCGACCGCCACCTGGCGCGCGCACCGGGCCGGGGCGCTGTTCGCCTCGCCATCCATGGTCCAGTTCCACCCGACCGCACTCCCCGTCTCCTCGCCCTGGCAGTCGAAGACGACCCTGATGAGCGAGTCCCTCCGTAATGACGGCCGCGTCTGGGTGCCCCGGCAGGAGGGGGACGAGCGGGATCCGGGCCGGATCCCAGAGAGCGAGCGCGACTACTACCTGGAGCGCAAGTACCCGGCGTACGGCAACCTCTCACCGCGCGACATCTCCAGCCGCGCGGCTCGGGAGCAGATCGACACGGGTCACGGCGTGGGCCCGCTGCGCAACTCGGTCTACCTCGACTTCCGCGATGCGATCGCGCGCGTGGGAAAGGACGCGATCGCAGAGCGGTACGGGAACCTGTTCGAGATGTACCGCGACGTCACCGGCGAGGACCCGTACACCCAGCCGATGCGGATCGCTCCGGGGGCGCACTTCTCGATGGGCGGGTTGTGGACCGACTACGACCTGATGACGTCGATCCCTGGTCTGTTCGTGGCGGGTGAGGCCGGGAATGCCTACCACGGCGCCAATCGGCTCGGCGCCAACTCGCTGCTCTCGGCGTCCGTGGACGGGTGGTTCACGCTGCCTTACTCGATCCCGTCGTACCTCGCGGGACTGCTCGGCCAGCCCTTGATGGACGCCGATGCGCCGGGTGCGCGCCGGGTAGTCGACGCCGTCGGCCAACGCGTGCAACGCCTGCTCTCGATCCGAGGCACCCGGCGGGCGGTCGACTTCCACCGGTCGCTGGGGGAGATCCTGTACGCGCGGTGCGGAGTGAGTCGGGACGCCGAAGGTCTGATCGCGGCCATACACGAGATCGACGAGCTCGCGGCGCAGTTCTGGACCGACCTGAGGGTTCCCGGCGAGGGCGGGCGGCTCAACCAGGAGCTCGAGACAGCCGGTCGCGTCGCGGACTATCTGGAGCTCGCGCGGCTGATGTGCATCGACGCGCTCGATCGCGACGAGTCGTGCGGCGCGCACTTCCGCATCGAGCACCAGACCG
- a CDS encoding succinate dehydrogenase cytochrome b subunit, giving the protein MMAVTGVLFVAFVVVHMVGNLKVYGGPDGFNDYAHWLREAFHPLLPYEGLLWILRAVLAVALVLHVWSAAVLWTRARRARGRHRAPLRRTSSLARTMPLTGIALLAFVVFHILDLTTGHAGAAAFQGPTTEESFAYQNLVASFERPASAIAYIVAMLALAAHVLHGVWMAAHDLGVTGQRSRATIKLLAGVAAVALLVGNASIPVAVMVGAL; this is encoded by the coding sequence TTCGTCGCGTTCGTCGTGGTGCACATGGTCGGCAATCTCAAGGTGTACGGCGGACCCGACGGTTTCAACGACTACGCGCACTGGCTGCGGGAGGCGTTCCACCCGCTGCTGCCGTACGAAGGCCTGCTGTGGATCCTGCGCGCGGTCCTGGCGGTGGCGCTGGTGCTGCACGTCTGGAGCGCGGCGGTGCTCTGGACCCGCGCCCGTCGCGCCCGCGGCCGGCATCGCGCACCGCTGCGGCGGACGTCGAGCCTGGCCCGCACCATGCCGCTCACGGGCATCGCGCTGCTGGCGTTCGTCGTCTTCCACATCCTCGACCTGACGACCGGGCACGCCGGGGCCGCGGCCTTCCAGGGACCGACGACCGAGGAGTCGTTCGCCTATCAGAACCTGGTTGCGAGCTTCGAGCGCCCGGCGTCCGCGATCGCATACATCGTGGCGATGCTGGCGCTCGCGGCCCACGTGCTGCACGGAGTCTGGATGGCGGCGCATGACCTGGGTGTGACCGGCCAGCGGTCTCGGGCAACCATCAAGCTGCTGGCCGGTGTTGCCGCGGTCGCCTTGCTCGTAGGGAATGCGTCCATCCCGGTCGCAGTGATGGTGGGCGCGCTGTGA